The Prevotella sp. E9-3 genome has a window encoding:
- the ligA gene encoding NAD-dependent DNA ligase LigA — protein MNTLDEQQRIAQLRKELHEHNYRYYVLNQPTIDDQQFDFLMHELQDLEARHPEMADPNSPTQRVGSDLNGEFQQVTHRYPMLSLANTYSEQDVREWYSSVKKGLAGEEFEVCCEMKYDGLSISLTYVNGRLTQAVTRGDGVHGDDVTANVKTIQSIPLVLPGEGYPDEFEIRGEILMPWSVFERLNKEREAAEEPLFANPRNAASGTLKSLDSRVVASRQLDAYLYYLLGSELPADGHFENLEAARSWGFKISEGMRKVKSVEEILDFINYWDTERKNLPVATDGIVLKVNSLRQQRALGFTAKSPRWAIAYKFKAERECTRLLEVTYQVGRTGAVTPVANMEPVQLAGTTVKRATLNNEDFIRSFDLHIGDMVYVEKGGEIIPKIVGVNIDERPIIAQPVQFIQRCPECGSRLVRYEGESAWYCPNDAGCPPQIKGRIEHFIARKAMNIDSLGPETVDEYYRRGLVKNVADLYTIDVQQINGDGSRTKSAQRIVNGIQKSLQVPFERVVFALGIRFVGETTARLLARHFKNIDALMNAGLQELEEVEGVGEVMAKSIIAYFHNEENLSIVNRLRNFGLQMALSEEQTAATSDRLSGKSIVISGVFAHHSRDEYKLIIEQNGGKNVGSISGKTSFILAGDNMGPSKLEKAQKLGVAIISEEEFLKMIEE, from the coding sequence ATGAATACTCTCGATGAACAGCAACGTATAGCCCAGCTGCGCAAGGAACTGCACGAGCATAATTATCGCTATTACGTGCTTAATCAGCCAACCATTGATGATCAGCAATTTGACTTTTTAATGCATGAACTTCAGGACTTGGAAGCTCGTCATCCTGAGATGGCTGATCCTAATTCTCCTACTCAGCGTGTCGGTAGCGACTTGAATGGTGAATTTCAGCAAGTTACCCATCGTTATCCTATGCTTTCTTTAGCCAATACGTACAGCGAACAGGATGTTCGCGAATGGTATTCGAGTGTAAAGAAAGGACTGGCTGGTGAAGAGTTCGAGGTGTGTTGTGAGATGAAATATGATGGCTTGTCTATTTCCCTCACTTATGTTAACGGCCGGTTGACGCAAGCCGTAACCCGTGGTGATGGTGTTCATGGTGATGATGTAACTGCCAATGTGAAGACCATTCAGTCTATTCCTTTGGTATTGCCAGGTGAAGGTTATCCTGATGAGTTTGAAATCAGAGGCGAGATATTGATGCCTTGGAGCGTATTTGAACGATTGAACAAGGAGCGTGAGGCTGCCGAGGAACCACTTTTTGCCAATCCACGTAATGCTGCCAGCGGAACACTCAAAAGCCTCGATTCAAGAGTAGTGGCTTCACGCCAGTTAGATGCTTATCTTTATTATCTCCTTGGTAGTGAGCTGCCAGCTGATGGCCATTTCGAAAATTTGGAAGCAGCCCGTTCCTGGGGATTCAAAATCAGTGAGGGTATGCGCAAAGTGAAGTCGGTAGAAGAAATTCTCGATTTTATCAATTATTGGGATACCGAACGCAAGAACCTTCCCGTGGCTACTGACGGTATTGTGTTGAAAGTAAATAGTCTTCGCCAGCAGCGTGCTTTAGGCTTTACGGCAAAGAGTCCCCGTTGGGCCATAGCCTATAAGTTCAAGGCTGAGCGTGAATGTACCCGCCTGCTTGAGGTTACTTATCAAGTGGGGCGTACAGGAGCCGTTACTCCTGTTGCCAACATGGAGCCTGTTCAATTGGCCGGAACAACCGTGAAGCGCGCCACACTTAACAATGAAGACTTTATCCGCTCGTTCGACCTTCATATAGGAGATATGGTTTATGTGGAAAAGGGCGGTGAGATTATTCCCAAGATAGTTGGCGTGAATATTGATGAGCGCCCAATTATTGCCCAGCCTGTTCAGTTTATCCAACGTTGTCCTGAGTGTGGCTCCCGATTAGTACGCTACGAGGGAGAATCAGCATGGTATTGTCCTAATGATGCAGGTTGTCCTCCTCAGATAAAAGGCCGTATCGAGCATTTTATTGCCCGTAAGGCCATGAATATTGACTCCTTAGGGCCTGAGACTGTCGATGAATATTATCGTCGAGGGTTGGTGAAGAATGTTGCCGATTTGTACACCATAGATGTTCAGCAGATTAATGGCGACGGCAGTCGCACAAAGTCAGCGCAGCGCATTGTTAACGGTATTCAGAAGTCTCTTCAAGTACCTTTCGAGCGCGTAGTTTTTGCTTTAGGTATTCGATTCGTGGGTGAGACAACAGCCCGTCTTCTGGCTCGTCATTTCAAGAATATTGATGCCTTAATGAACGCAGGCTTACAGGAACTTGAGGAAGTAGAAGGAGTAGGCGAGGTGATGGCCAAGAGTATTATTGCCTATTTCCACAACGAAGAAAATCTAAGTATCGTTAATCGCTTGCGCAACTTCGGCCTTCAAATGGCTCTTAGTGAGGAACAGACTGCTGCTACCTCCGATAGACTTTCTGGAAAAAGCATCGTTATTAGTGGCGTTTTTGCTCATCATTCACGCGATGAATACAAACTGATCATCGAGCAGAATGGTGGTAAGAATGTTGGCTCTATCAGCGGCAAAACCTCTTTTATTCTTGCTGGCGATAATATGGGGCCTTCTAAACTTGAGAAAGCTCAGAAGCTTGGAGTAGCTATAATCAGTGAAGAAGAGTTTCTGAAAATGATTGAAGAGTAA
- a CDS encoding DUF4468 domain-containing protein yields MKQLFLALLLTLPLTVVAQDNSWEQTDETKPYKENANPKYLAGAVPEVDGKVIFSKTIKAPGKSKKQIYEALSGYFNKMTQESNQLEQSRITLTDTVNFEQLVGTYQEWLVFKNKPLVLDRTRLFYNLIANIKDGEATIEMTRIYYIYDEEREATTYKAEEWINDRYGLNKKKTKTARVSGKFRRKTIDRKDYLFGKIEQLLNK; encoded by the coding sequence ATGAAACAACTGTTTTTAGCATTATTATTGACCCTTCCCCTGACGGTTGTAGCACAAGACAACTCTTGGGAACAGACAGACGAAACAAAGCCGTATAAAGAGAATGCCAACCCAAAATATCTGGCAGGTGCCGTACCTGAGGTTGACGGAAAAGTAATTTTCTCAAAAACAATCAAAGCACCAGGCAAGTCAAAGAAACAAATATACGAAGCGCTATCAGGCTATTTCAACAAAATGACCCAAGAATCAAACCAGTTGGAACAGAGCCGTATCACTCTTACAGACACTGTAAACTTTGAACAACTGGTAGGAACATACCAAGAGTGGCTGGTATTCAAGAACAAGCCCCTTGTACTGGATCGTACCCGCTTGTTCTACAATCTGATAGCAAACATTAAGGATGGCGAGGCAACAATTGAGATGACTCGTATTTATTACATCTACGACGAAGAGCGCGAAGCCACTACCTATAAGGCTGAGGAATGGATTAACGACCGCTATGGTCTGAACAAGAAAAAGACCAAGACCGCACGTGTGAGTGGAAAGTTCCGTCGTAAAACCATTGACCGCAAAGACTATCTGTTCGGAAAGATTGAACAACTGCTGAACAAATAA